CCGGTGCTCATCGTGGCGCCCATCACCACCGTTCCCCCCACCCTGTGACCGCGCTCCCTCCTCGACTTCTTCTTCACACCGCCTCGTAAGCGGCCCCCCACCGCATGGAGTTGCCGATGACCGTAACCGTCGAGAATCCCCTCCTCACCGCCCTGGGCGAGACCCTGCCCCCCGGATCCGTACTGACCGGCGAAGCCGAACTCGACCTGCACACCAGGGATTCCGCGCCGTTCAGCGAGGCGGGCAGACCCGCCGCCGTGGTCTGCCCCGACACCATCGAGCAGGTCCAGCACGTGGTCCGCACGGCGCGGGCCTACGGGGTGCCCGTCGTGCCGCAAGGCGCCCGCACGGGCCTCGCCGGGGCCGCCAACGCCGTCGACGGCTGTGTGGTGCTGTCCATGGTCCGGATGAACCGCGTCCTGGAGATCGACACCGCGAACCGGCTGGTGCGCTGCGAGCCCGGGGTCGTCACGGCCGACCTCGCCGCGGCCGTCGCCGAGCGGGGCCTGTGCTACCCGCCGGACCCGGCCTCCTGGGAGACCTGCACGATCGGCGGGAACATCGCCACCGGGGCCGGCGGCCTGTGCTGTGTGAAGTACGGGGTCACCGCCGACTACGTCCTCGGGCTGACCGTCGTGCTCGCCGACGGCGAGGTGCTGCGCGTCGGCCGGCGCACCGTCAAGGGCGTCGCCGGATACGACCTCACCCGGCTGTTCGTCGGCTCCGAGGGCACCTTGGGCATCATCGTCGAGGCGACCCTGGCGCTGCGCCCGCCGCAGCCGCCCGCCGTGGCGCTGCTGGCCCAGTTCCCGTCCGCCTCGGACGCGGGCGAGGCGGTGGCCGCGATCATCCGTGAGGGCCACATCCCCTCCGCGCTGGAGCTGATGGACCGCACCACCACCGAGGCGGTCGCCGCGCTCGGCCATCCGCTGCTGGCCGGGCACGCCGCGGCCACGCTGATCGTGGCGAGCGACGCGCCCGACGCCGCCGAGCAGGTGCGGGCGATGGCCGCGCTCTGCCGGTCGGCGAAGGCGCTGTCCGTCAGCGCCGCCGCCGACGAGCGGGAGTCCAAGGAGGTGCTGGAGGCGCGGCGGATGGTGCTGCCGGCGCTCGGCGCCCGGGCCGCGGCGCTCTCCGGTGACGTGACGGCGTTCATCGAGGACGTCGCGGTGCCGCGCGCCGCGCTGGCCACCCTCATCGACCGGATCGAGCTGATCGCCGACGAGTACGACCTCTACATCTCCACCGTCGGGCACGCGGGGGACGGCAATCTGCACCCGACCGTCATCTTCGACCGCTCCGACCCGGACGCGGTCCGGCGCGCCAAGGAGGCGTACGACGCCATCATGGCCGCCGGGCTGGAGCTGGGCGGCACCATCACCGGCGAGCACGGCGTCGGCGTCCTCAAGCGCGACTGGCTGGCCCGTGAACTGCCGCCCCGCAACCTGCGGTTGCAGCGGGACGTCAAACGGCTGCTCGACCCCGAGGGGCTGCTCAACCCGGGGAAGGTGCTGGCATGAGCGACACGATCGACGCCCCGGGGATCGGTGAGCGGCGCGCCGCACTGCCGACCGCGTCCCGGAGCGAGAACCTCCGGCTCACCCTTGTCTATTTCCTTCCCACTTACCTCAAGGGCGCCTTCCGTGCCCGTCCCCGTATCGCCGCGCTCGTCGCCCGGACCGACCCCGCCCGGCGCGGCCTGGAGCTGATGCGCCGGATGCGCCGCCGGCACGGCCGCGGCCCGGTCCTGGTGCGCGGCACCTCCGGGCCGACCCTGCTGGTCCTGGACCCCGAGGACGCCAAACAGGTGCTGGCGGGCCCCGTCGAGGTGTACGCGGTGGACACCTGGGAGAAGGTCAGCGGCTTCGCGGCCGTGCAGCCCGAGACGCTCGTCGCCTCGCACGGCGGGCAGCGCGCGGCGCGGCGGGCGTTCAACGACGCGGTGCTGGACGCGGGGTGTCCCGTGCACCGGCTCGCGGACCACTTCCTGCGGGTCGTGGGCGAGGAGGCGGCGGCCCTGCTGGGGCCCCGGGCGGTGGAGGGCCTGCGGCCGGACGACATCCGCGAGCGGTTCGAGCGGGCGGGGCGGCGCTGCTTCCTGGGCGAGGCCGCCGCGGACGACGTGGAGTACTCCCGGCTGCTCGGTCTGCTGCTGGCCGAGGCCAATTGGATGGGCGCCCGACGCTGGCGCACCGGGCGTACCCGCAGGATCCGGCGGCGGCTGATGCAACGCCAGGCCCGCTATCTGGCCGACGCCGACCCGCGCAGCCTGGCCGGGCTGTTCGGCAGCGCGCCCCGGGGGCCGGAGACCGCGCCCGAGGCCCAGGTCGCCCACTGGTTCATGGCGCTCGGCGTGGTGCACGCGGCGGCCCTCCAGACCCTGTCCCTGCTCGCCTCGCACCCCGTGCAGTACGAGCGTGCGCTCGCGGAGACCGAGTCGGCCGACCGGGCGCACGGGCCGCGCACGGCGGCGGGGTTCGAGGCCATGCCGTACGTCCGTGCCTGTGTGCAGGAAGCGGCGCGGCTGTGGCCGCCGGTGTCCAGTCTGATGCGGCGCACCACGGCCGAGACCCGCTGGCGCGACGCGGTGGCGCCGGGGGGCGTCAATGTGCTGGTGCCCGCCGGGTTCCACGCGCGGGACGGCGAACGGATCGACTACGCGCACCGGTTCGCACCGGAGAAGTGGCTGGACGGCACGGCCGAGCGGGACTGGGCCGTCAGCCCCTTCAGCCGGGGCGAGGCCCAGTGCAGCGGCATGGAGCTGGGCCTCCAGCTGGCCACCGGCTTCGTCGCCGAGTTCCTGCGCGCCGGGGAGCTGGCCGTGGCCGGCCCGCGGCTGAGCCCCGACCGGCCGCTGCCGCACACCTTCGACGCGGCACGGCTGCGCATCGGGGTCCGCTCCCGCCGGCCGGCGGAGGGCGTATGACCACCGACAGCGAAGCGCCCGTCGGCACGCGGGGCGCCACGGACGGCCCGGACGCTTCCGAGGGCTGCGGGTCCCCTTCCGAGGGCTGCCCCGAGGGGGTGGACACCGCCTCGCTCGCGGCCGTCGCCCGCATGCTGGGCGAGGTGGCCGGGGTGATCCGTGAGGCGGGCCGTACGGTCACGGCGATCGCCACGGACCCGCAGCTGGCGGCCTCGCTCGGCCGCTCGCCCCGCACCGGGGTGCGCGCGGTGCGGGCCCTCGCCCGGACCCTCACCGAACCGGCCGGGCTGGGCTACGCCCCGGACGGCGGGCGGGTGGGCCGGGCCGCCTGGCTGGGCGGGGTGCTCACCAGCCGGGAGAATCTCGCGGTCGCGGTGGCGGTCACCTCGCTCAAGCTGCGGATCCGGCTGTGCGCGGTGCGGCACCCGGAATTCATCGAGGACGGGCCGGTGCGGCGGCTGCTGGGGGCCATCGAGGCCGACCGGCAGACCCAGGCGCTGCGGGTCTTCCACCGGGCGGTGCGCGCGGACGGCGCCGAGCGGGCCCTGGCCGCGCTCGCCCCCTCGCTCACCGAGGTCATGGCGTGGAACGCGCTGGTGGACGAGAACCCGTTCAACGACGCGGCGGCCTGGTGCATCGTCACCGGCTCCCGGGCCGAGGGCGATCCGCTGCTGGGCACGGGCATCGGGGCCTGGGCCCGCTGGGACCGGGGCGCGGGCCGGGCCGTGGCCGAGCCGCCGGATCCGGCCCTGCTCGCCGCCCTGGACGACGGCGGCGGCATCAGCGCGCATCTGCGGAACCTGACCGCGATCGGCAACGACGGCCGGATGATCATCCAGCGGGTCACCGGCCCGGACGGCGTCACCCGCTATCTGGTGCTGCTGGCCGGCATGGCCTTCGGTCTGCCCCGCAACGCCACTCCGCAGGATCTGGTGGGCGCCGTCACCGCGGTGGGCCGCAACGACTCGCCGTACACCCGGGCCGTCCGCAAGGCCGTCGCCCAGACCGTGCCCGAAGGGGCGTCGATCGCGCTGATCGGGCACAGCCAGGGCGGCATCGCGGCCATGAATCTGACGGAGATCCCGGAGGTCAACCAGAAATGGCGGCTGACGCACGTCGTCGCCGTCGGCTCGCCCATCGACTTCAAACGCCCCCGCGACCCCGAGACCCGCGTCGTCAGCCTCGTCAACGAGCACGATGTGGTGCCCAATCTGGAGGGCCGCAGTCCGGTGTCGGTCTTCCCGGTGCCCGCGGACTGGCTGGAGATCACCTGGGTGGACCCCGCGCACGACTTCCCGCAGTGCCACAACGTGGGCGTCTACGCGCAGAGTCTCGACGAGGTCGTCCCCGAGGCGCGCGACCGGGTGGACGCCCTGCTCGCCCCGTACCGGGGGGTCGTGGAGGAGACCGTCGTCTTCCGCCTCCACGACCGCTGACCCACGCCCGCCGATCCCTGTTCACGCCCATGCCCGCTGATCCGTGCCACGCCCAGGCCCAGGCCCGCCGATCCACGCCCGCTGATCCATGCCCGTTGATCCCTGCCCCCACCCGCCGGCACCCCTCACGTACGCCGGCACCCCGAGTCCTGGAGAGATGTTTGATGCCCCCGGTACCGCGGCCCCGTCGCGAGTGGCACTCGATGCCCTTCCCGCTGGCGCTGCTGGAGATCAGGAAGCAGCGGGAGCTGCTGCGCGCGCACAATCTGCACGACACCTACGGCGCCGGTGGCGAGCGCCCGCGCAAGCCGACACCCGAGCTGCTGCCGTACCGCAGCTACGACGGGTCCGGCTATGACCCGGACGATGTCGACATGGGCAGGGCGGGCACCCGCTTCGACCGCAACTGCGCACTGCCGGATACCTTCCCGGACGCCGAGGACGACGGCCTGTTCGCGCCCAGCCCGCGCGAGGTCAGCAGGCGGCTGCTGGCGCGCCGCGCGGGCTTCCGCCCGGCACCCACGCTCAACATGCTGGCCGCGGCCTGGATCCAGTTCCAGAACCACGGGTGGTTCAGCCACGGCGACAACAAGACCGTCGAGCCGCTGGAGGTCCCGCTCGCCGCGGACGACGACTGGCCGCGCTGCCCGATGATGGTGCGCCGCTCACGCCCCGACCCGGTCGCCCACACCGACGGGGACCGGCCGCCGACGTACGAGAACACCGTCACGCACTGGTGGGACGGCTCGCAGATCTACGGTTCGAGCGAGGCGCAGTGCCGGGCCCTGCGCACCGGCGAGGCCGGCAAACTCCACGTCGAGAAGGGCAGATTGCCCGACGAGACCACCGAGGGTCTCTCCGGCATCGACGCCACCGGCTTCAACGACAACTACTGGGTCGGGCTGTCCCTGCTGCACACGCTGTTCGCCAAGGAGCACAACGCGATCTGCGACCGCATCGCCGCCGTGCACCCTACCTGGGGCGACGAGCGGTTGTTCCACACGGCGAGACTCGTCAACACCGCCGTCTTGGCGAAGATCCACACGGTGGAGTGGACCCCGGCGATGATCGACCAGCGGGTGACGCGGGCGGCGATGCACCTCAACTGGTACGGGGTGCTGCCCGCCCGGCTGCGCCGCAACGTACGGCGGTTCGGCAAGGGCGAGGCGCTCTTCGGCATCCTCGGCGGCCCCACCGACCATCACACCGCCCCGTTCTCGATGACCGAGGAGTTCGTCAGCTCCTACCGGCTGCACCCGCTCATCCGCGACGAGTACGAGATCCGCTCCCACCGCACGGGCGAGCTCATCGAACGGACGGGTTTCGATCCGCTCCAGGCGCTGGCCACCCGGGAGGCGGTGGACCGCTGGGGCTGGTCCGACCTGTTCTACTCCTTCGGCACCATGAACCCCGGGGCCATCGCCCTGCACAACCACCCCGACTGTCTGCGGGACCTCGCCCGGATCTCCGGGGAGCATGTCGACGTCGGCACGGTGGACGTCCTGCGCGACCGCGAACGGGGCGTCCCGCGCTACGCCGCCTTCCGCACGGCGCTGCACCGTCCGCCGGTGACCTCCTTCGAGGACCTCACCGGCGGGAACGCCGGGCAGGCCGCCGAGCTGCGGGAGGTCTACGACGGGCGGCTGGACCGCGTCGACACGATGGTCGGCATGTACGCCGAACGCAAGCCCCGGGGTTTCGCGTTCAGCGACACCGCGTTCCGGGTCTTCGTGCTGATGGCGTCCCGGCGGCTGAAGAGCGACCGCTTCTTCACCTCCGACTACCGGCCGGAGGTCTACACCCCCGAGGGCCTGGAGTGGATCGACCGCACGGGGATGTGCGACGTCCTGCTGCGCCACCACCCGGAGCTCGCCCCGGCGCTGGAGGGGGCACGGAACGCCTTCGCGCCCTGGACGGCGCTGCGGCCGAAGCCACGGGGGGTGAACCGGTGAGCCGGGACCACCGCGAGGAACAGGGCGGAGCCGTCGGAGCGAACGGCGCGGACGACCTCGACGGGGCCGCCGACGGCGTCTCCTTCGCCGGGATCGCGCCCTGGTCGCAGCCCGTGCACGCCCAGGCGGGCCGGCTGCGGGAGCAGGCGGCCCGGCTCCGCGAGGGCGCGGCGGCGGTGTCGCTGCCCGGCGCCGAGGGTGCCGCCCTGCGGCGGCGGATTCTCGGACACGCGGCCCGCGCCGAGTCGGCGGCGCGTTCCCTGGACCGGACGGCCGACGCCCTGTTCGCCCACGAGGCAGTGCTCACCGCGCTCGCCACGCGCCGCCGGGAGACGGGGGGAGCGACGCACCTCGGGTGACGGACGGGCTTGCTGTGCTCTGTCCTCAATCGCCGGACGGGCTCGCTATGAGCCCGTCCGGCGATTGAGGACGCGCCCGCAGGGCGCGGGCCGAACCGCCGGCCGGCCTAGGCGTCGACGAGCGCGCCCTCGGCCGGTCGCGCGGTCCCCGGCTCCGCCGTCCGTTTCGCGTACCAGCGGTCGCCGCGCCGCTCGGCCATGCCGTACGCGGCGAGTCCGTTGACGTGCTTGAGGACGGTGCGCGCCTGGTAGCCCACGGCCGCGCACAGTTCGTCGACCGAAGCCCCCTCGACGCCGGACGCCCGCAGCCCCTCCCAGGTGCGGGCCTCGTGCCGGCCGAGATCCGGTGTCCCTGCGGAGACCACCACGCGCGGCTCGGCACGGGGTTCGGGCCGGGTCTCGGCGTGGGATTCGGCTCGGGATTCGGCTCGCGGCTCGGCGCGGGACGGTCCCGGGCTGGACGAGCCGACCGGGCGGGGGGTGCGGTTGACCTTGCGGTGTCTACGGCCCTTCTGGCGTTTGCTCATGGCTGATCCACTGCTCCCGTCCTGCTGGCGGCTCCTGCTGTCTGAAGGCGTCAACTCGGCCCGGCGCCGCCCGGTTACGGTAATTCCACCAGGTGTGCGAAAAATGACGCACAGTGATGCCTTGGTCCCCAGACTTCCCGGCATACCGGATATGTGAGGCTGGGGGGCGTGCGCATATTGATGGTCGAGGACGAGGTGGGGCTCGCCGACTCGCTGCGGCGGGGGCTGGGCGCCGAGGGGCACCGGGTGGACGTCGTCCACGACGGACACCGCGGGCTGGAGGCGGCACTGTCCGGGGCGTACGACGCCATCGTGCTCGATGTGATGCTGCCCGGCCTCAGCGGCTACGAGATCTGCGCACGGCTGCGCAGGCTCGGCCAGTGGACGCCGGTGCTGATGCTCACCGCGAAGGACGGCGAGTACGACGAGGCCGAGGGGCTCGACGCGGGGGCGGACGACTATCTGTCCAAGCCGTTCTCGTTCGTCGTGCTGCTGGCCAGGCTGCGGGCCCTGGGCCGTCGCCGGGGCGCGGAAACCACCACCCTCCGGGCCGGGGACCTCGTTCTGGACATCGCCGGGCGGCTCTGCCGCCGGGGTGACCAGGAGATCGAGCTGACCGCGCGCGAGCTGTCGGTGCTGCGGTACCTGATGGCGAGCGCGGGGCAGGCGGTGGCCAAACGGGACATCCTCGACGAGGTGTGGGACTCCCCCGCCGGGACCGACCCGAACATCGTGGAGGTCTACGTCTCCTCGCTGCGCAAGAAGATCGACGCCCCCTTCGGCCGCCACGCGATCGTGACCGTCCACGGCACGGGCTACCGGCTCGCGCCCGACGGCGGCTGACGCATGAGCCGCCCCACGCCCCGGCGGGGCCGCTCGCGGCTGCTGCCCCGTACGGTCCGGGGCCGGTCCGCGGCGGCCGCGGCGCTGGCCATGGCGCTGGTCCTCGCGGGCGGCGGCGGCTGGCTGTACGCGATCCTGCGCACCAACCTGCTGGACAACGCCAACGGCCGCACGGAACTCGCCGCCCGCGAGGTGGCGGCCCTGGCGGACGCCGGCCCGCTGCCGTCCCTGCTGCCCGCGCCCCGGTCGGGCGTCGACATGGTCCTCGTCCTCGATCCGCGCGGCAAGGTGGTCGCCACCAGCCGGCCCTCGGCCGAGCCCCTCGCCCGCGCGTTCGCGGATCTGCGCCCGCAGCCGGGGCAGGACGCCGCCTCGAAGGTCCTGTGCTGCTCCCCGGCCATGGGCGGGGAGCGCGGTGACGTCGTCGTGGTCCGGGCGAGCCCGGTGCCGGGCGAGGAGCGCTACGTCTACGCGCTGACCGTGCTCAACGACGTCGACGACGCCACGCACGCCATCGCGCTCGGCCTGCTCGGCGGCGCCCCGCCGCTCATCGCCCTCGCCGCCGCCATCGCCTGGGCGGTGACCGGGCTGGCGCTGCGGCCGGTCACCGCGATCCGCACCGAGCTGGCCGCCGTCACCGCCAGCGAGCTGGGCCGACGGGTGCCGGACCCGGCGGGCGGGGACGAGGTGGCGGCGCTGGCCCGTACGGTCAACGCCACCCTGGACCGGCTGGAGCAGGCGGTCGCCCGGCAGCGACAGTTCGTCGCCGACGCCTCCCACGAGCTGCGCAACCCCGTCGCCGCGGTGCGCTCGCAGCTGGAGGTGGCGCTGGCCGCCGCGGCCCGGCCCGGCCACCGGGCGGACTGCGCGACCGATTGCCCGACGGACGGTGCCGTCGAATGCCCGACGGCCGGATGCCCGACGAGCGGGGCCGTGCGGGCCGCGCTGGCCGACACCGTACGACTGCAGCACATCGCCGCGGACCTGCTGCTCCTCGCCCGGCTCGACGCCCGGGTGCCGACCGGGGCCGGCGAGCCGGTGGACCTGGCGCTGCTGGCCGCCGAGGAGGCCGCCCGGCGGGCGGCGACCCGCGTACCGCTGACGGTGACCGCTGATCTGCCGGCGCCGATGCGCGGCCGGACCGGGCAGCTGGAGCGGCTGCTGGCCAACCTCGTGGACAACGCGCTGCGGCATGCCGCCTCACAGGTGGAGGTGCGCGCGTTCCTCGACGGGACGGCGGGGCAGGCGGTGCTGGAGGTCACGGACGACGGGCCGGGGATCGCCGCGGACCAGCGCGAGCGGGTCTTCCAACGCTTCGTCCGGCTGGACGCCGCGCGGGACCGGGAGAGCGGCGGCAGCGGCCTCGGGCTGGCCATCGCCCGGGAGATCGCGCACGCCCACGGCGGGAGCCTGGTGGTGGCCGCCGGGGGCGGCGGGGCACGGCTGGTGGCCCGCTTCCCGCTGCCGGACGGACATCCGGGAAAACCGGCCACGGCACGGCCCGCGGGTTCCTGAAGGAACCTTCAGAACCCTCAGGTTTCCTTCAGGCCGTGCCGTCCATGATTCATGAGTGTGACCGTGGATTCCGTACACGTGGGGGACAGCGACGACAGCCGGGCCCCCGAGGTGCCGTCCGCGGCACCACGGCGGCGACGCCGCAGCGAGGCACTGCTGCTGGGCTTCGCCGTCCTCATCAGCTGCTTCGGCTACGCCAGCACCGGGCTGGCCCTCGACGGGGCCGTCCCGGAGGGGTTTCCCGGGTTCGCCGTCAGCATGGCCGCCCTGGCGCTGGTACCGCATCTGGTGGTGCGCCGCTACGCCCCGTACGCCGATCCGCTGATCCTGCCCCTGGCGACGCTGCTCTCCGGCTTCGGACTGGTGCTGCTGTACCGGCTGGACCCCGCGTACCGGGCGGCGTACAAATCCGAAACGACCGCCCCCGGCCAGCTCATGTGGTCCGTCATCGGCGTCGCCGTCTGTGTCGGCGTGCTGCTGGTACTGCGGGACCACCGCCGGTTGCAGCGCTACATCTACGTCCTGATGGCCGTGGCGCTGGTGCTCCTGATGGCACCGGCGTTCTTCCCCGGCGACAGCTACGGCGCCAAGCGGTGGATCCTGCTGGGGCCGCTGTCGCTGCAACCCGGTGAATTCGTCAAGACCATCATCGCGGTGTTCTTCGCGGGCTATCTGGTCACCCACCGGGACGCCCTGGCGCTCACCGGCCGCCGGGTCCTCGGGGTGCGGCTGCCACCGGGACGGCAGCTCGGGCCGATCCTGGGCGTCTGGGCGCTGAGCCTGCTGGTGCTGGTCTTCGAGCGGGACCTCGGCACCTCGCTGATCTTCTTCGGGCTGTTCGTGGTGATGCTCTACACCGCCACCGAGCGCCTCAGCTGGGTGCTGGTCGGACTGTCGATGGCCGTCGTGGGAGCCGGCGTCGTGGGCTCCATCGAACCGCACGTCAAGGGGCGCATCGTCGCCTGGCAGCACCCGTTCGCGGTGTATCTGCCGAAGGACCGGCAGCCGCCGGGCACGGGCTCCGACCAGCTCGCCCAGGCCCTGTTCGGCTTCGGCAGCGGCGGCGTCACGGGCACCGGCCTGGGCCGTGGCCACCCCGAACTCATCGGCTTCGCAGGCCGCAGCGACTTCATCCTCACCACGGTCGGGGAGGAGCTCGGGCTCGCCGGGACGATGGCGGTGATCCTGCTCTACGCGCTGCTCGTCCAGCGCGGGCTGAGCGTGGCGCTGCGCTCGCACGACCGGTTCGGCAAACTGCTGGCGGTGGGGCTCGCGGCGGCGCTGGCGCTCCAGGTCTTCGTGGTGGCGGGCGGTGTCATGGGCCTCATCCCGCTCACCGGCAAGGCGCTGCCGTTCCTCGCCAAGGGCGGCTCGTCCCTCGTCGCGAACTGGCTGATGGTGGCCCTGCTGATCAGAATCAGCGACGGCGCCGGGCGCGACCGCGAAACGGCCGGGGCCCTCGCTTGAGGCCGGTCGCTTGAGGCCACCGGATCCGGGAGGCGCCCGGGCGGCGCACGACGCACGATGAACGCATGCTTCTTGTCGATATCGCCCGGGTGTCAGCACAGGTGGCGGCGACCAGCGCGCGGTCGGTCAAGATCTCTCTGCTGGCGGAGCTGTTCCGAAAAGCCGAGCCCGACGAGGCGCCGATCGCCATTCCGTACCTGGCCGGCCGGCTGCCGCAGCGCAGGATCGGTGTCGGATGGAGCACCCTGCGCGACGCCGCCGCCCCGGCGGACGCCCCGACCCTGACCGTCCGGGAGGTGGACGCCGCCCTCACCCGGATCGCGGGCGTGACGGGCAAGGGCGCGCAGGGCGAACGCAAGCGGCTGGTGAACGCGCTGATGGGCGCGGCCACGGCCGAGGAGCAGCGCTTCCTGCTGGGGCTGATCGGCGGTGAGCTGCGGCAGGGCGCCCTGGACGCGCTGGCCGTGGAGGGGCTGGCGGCGGCGACGGACGCGGCCCCGGCGGACGTACGGCGGGCGGTGATGCTGGGCGGCTCCCTCGGCACGGTCGCCCGCGCACTGCTGGCCGGAGGGCCGGGGGCGCTGGCGGACTTCCGGCTGGAGGTGGGGCGGCCGGTACAGCCGATGCTCGCGCACAGCGCCAAGGACGTGGACGAGGCCCTGGACCGGCTCGGGCCGTGCGCGGTGGAGGAGAAACTGGACGGCATCCGGGTGCAGGTGCACCGGGACGGTGAAGCGGTGC
The window above is part of the Streptomyces syringium genome. Proteins encoded here:
- a CDS encoding cytochrome P450, translated to MSDTIDAPGIGERRAALPTASRSENLRLTLVYFLPTYLKGAFRARPRIAALVARTDPARRGLELMRRMRRRHGRGPVLVRGTSGPTLLVLDPEDAKQVLAGPVEVYAVDTWEKVSGFAAVQPETLVASHGGQRAARRAFNDAVLDAGCPVHRLADHFLRVVGEEAAALLGPRAVEGLRPDDIRERFERAGRRCFLGEAAADDVEYSRLLGLLLAEANWMGARRWRTGRTRRIRRRLMQRQARYLADADPRSLAGLFGSAPRGPETAPEAQVAHWFMALGVVHAAALQTLSLLASHPVQYERALAETESADRAHGPRTAAGFEAMPYVRACVQEAARLWPPVSSLMRRTTAETRWRDAVAPGGVNVLVPAGFHARDGERIDYAHRFAPEKWLDGTAERDWAVSPFSRGEAQCSGMELGLQLATGFVAEFLRAGELAVAGPRLSPDRPLPHTFDAARLRIGVRSRRPAEGV
- a CDS encoding FtsW/RodA/SpoVE family cell cycle protein, with translation MPSAAPRRRRRSEALLLGFAVLISCFGYASTGLALDGAVPEGFPGFAVSMAALALVPHLVVRRYAPYADPLILPLATLLSGFGLVLLYRLDPAYRAAYKSETTAPGQLMWSVIGVAVCVGVLLVLRDHRRLQRYIYVLMAVALVLLMAPAFFPGDSYGAKRWILLGPLSLQPGEFVKTIIAVFFAGYLVTHRDALALTGRRVLGVRLPPGRQLGPILGVWALSLLVLVFERDLGTSLIFFGLFVVMLYTATERLSWVLVGLSMAVVGAGVVGSIEPHVKGRIVAWQHPFAVYLPKDRQPPGTGSDQLAQALFGFGSGGVTGTGLGRGHPELIGFAGRSDFILTTVGEELGLAGTMAVILLYALLVQRGLSVALRSHDRFGKLLAVGLAAALALQVFVVAGGVMGLIPLTGKALPFLAKGGSSLVANWLMVALLIRISDGAGRDRETAGALA
- a CDS encoding sensor histidine kinase, which gives rise to MSRPTPRRGRSRLLPRTVRGRSAAAAALAMALVLAGGGGWLYAILRTNLLDNANGRTELAAREVAALADAGPLPSLLPAPRSGVDMVLVLDPRGKVVATSRPSAEPLARAFADLRPQPGQDAASKVLCCSPAMGGERGDVVVVRASPVPGEERYVYALTVLNDVDDATHAIALGLLGGAPPLIALAAAIAWAVTGLALRPVTAIRTELAAVTASELGRRVPDPAGGDEVAALARTVNATLDRLEQAVARQRQFVADASHELRNPVAAVRSQLEVALAAAARPGHRADCATDCPTDGAVECPTAGCPTSGAVRAALADTVRLQHIAADLLLLARLDARVPTGAGEPVDLALLAAEEAARRAATRVPLTVTADLPAPMRGRTGQLERLLANLVDNALRHAASQVEVRAFLDGTAGQAVLEVTDDGPGIAADQRERVFQRFVRLDAARDRESGGSGLGLAIAREIAHAHGGSLVVAAGGGGARLVARFPLPDGHPGKPATARPAGS
- a CDS encoding response regulator transcription factor, giving the protein MRILMVEDEVGLADSLRRGLGAEGHRVDVVHDGHRGLEAALSGAYDAIVLDVMLPGLSGYEICARLRRLGQWTPVLMLTAKDGEYDEAEGLDAGADDYLSKPFSFVVLLARLRALGRRRGAETTTLRAGDLVLDIAGRLCRRGDQEIELTARELSVLRYLMASAGQAVAKRDILDEVWDSPAGTDPNIVEVYVSSLRKKIDAPFGRHAIVTVHGTGYRLAPDGG
- a CDS encoding peroxidase family protein, with the protein product MPPVPRPRREWHSMPFPLALLEIRKQRELLRAHNLHDTYGAGGERPRKPTPELLPYRSYDGSGYDPDDVDMGRAGTRFDRNCALPDTFPDAEDDGLFAPSPREVSRRLLARRAGFRPAPTLNMLAAAWIQFQNHGWFSHGDNKTVEPLEVPLAADDDWPRCPMMVRRSRPDPVAHTDGDRPPTYENTVTHWWDGSQIYGSSEAQCRALRTGEAGKLHVEKGRLPDETTEGLSGIDATGFNDNYWVGLSLLHTLFAKEHNAICDRIAAVHPTWGDERLFHTARLVNTAVLAKIHTVEWTPAMIDQRVTRAAMHLNWYGVLPARLRRNVRRFGKGEALFGILGGPTDHHTAPFSMTEEFVSSYRLHPLIRDEYEIRSHRTGELIERTGFDPLQALATREAVDRWGWSDLFYSFGTMNPGAIALHNHPDCLRDLARISGEHVDVGTVDVLRDRERGVPRYAAFRTALHRPPVTSFEDLTGGNAGQAAELREVYDGRLDRVDTMVGMYAERKPRGFAFSDTAFRVFVLMASRRLKSDRFFTSDYRPEVYTPEGLEWIDRTGMCDVLLRHHPELAPALEGARNAFAPWTALRPKPRGVNR
- a CDS encoding FAD-binding oxidoreductase; translation: MTVTVENPLLTALGETLPPGSVLTGEAELDLHTRDSAPFSEAGRPAAVVCPDTIEQVQHVVRTARAYGVPVVPQGARTGLAGAANAVDGCVVLSMVRMNRVLEIDTANRLVRCEPGVVTADLAAAVAERGLCYPPDPASWETCTIGGNIATGAGGLCCVKYGVTADYVLGLTVVLADGEVLRVGRRTVKGVAGYDLTRLFVGSEGTLGIIVEATLALRPPQPPAVALLAQFPSASDAGEAVAAIIREGHIPSALELMDRTTTEAVAALGHPLLAGHAAATLIVASDAPDAAEQVRAMAALCRSAKALSVSAAADERESKEVLEARRMVLPALGARAAALSGDVTAFIEDVAVPRAALATLIDRIELIADEYDLYISTVGHAGDGNLHPTVIFDRSDPDAVRRAKEAYDAIMAAGLELGGTITGEHGVGVLKRDWLARELPPRNLRLQRDVKRLLDPEGLLNPGKVLA